A single window of Streptococcus cristatus ATCC 51100 DNA harbors:
- the cysS gene encoding cysteine--tRNA ligase — MIKIYDTMTRSLREFVPIEEGKVRMYVCGPTVYNYIHVGNARSTVAFDTVRRYFEYRGFEVNYISNFTDVDDKIINRAKEEGITPQEVADKYIAAFREDVSALGVKPATRHPRVVEFMADIIRFVEDLVDKGYAYESEGDVYFRVEKSRDYAKLANKTLADLELGASGRTDDETARKENPVDFALWKAAKPGEISWDSPWGPGRPGWHIECSVMSTEILGDTIDIHGGGADLEFPHHTNEIAQSEAKTGQTFANYWMHNGFVNIDDVKMSKSLGNFITVHDALKTIDGQVLRFFFATQHYRKPINFTEKAVHDAAVNLKYLKNTYEQPFTGQADSAQLQAFLDKFTAAMDEDFNAANGITVVFELAKWINSGNYTAEVKEAFAKLLEVFGIVFVEEVLDADIERLIEERQAARANRDFATADRIRDELAAQGIKLLDTKDGVRWTRD; from the coding sequence ATGATTAAAATTTACGACACCATGACCCGCAGCCTACGTGAATTTGTGCCCATTGAAGAGGGCAAGGTTCGCATGTATGTCTGCGGTCCGACGGTTTATAACTATATCCATGTCGGCAATGCCCGCTCAACAGTAGCTTTTGACACAGTTCGTCGCTATTTTGAGTATCGGGGATTTGAGGTCAACTATATTTCCAATTTTACAGATGTAGATGATAAGATTATCAATCGCGCCAAGGAAGAAGGCATTACGCCTCAAGAGGTGGCTGACAAGTATATCGCAGCTTTTCGTGAGGATGTCTCAGCTCTGGGTGTAAAACCTGCGACTCGTCATCCGCGGGTGGTGGAGTTTATGGCTGACATCATCCGTTTTGTTGAGGACTTGGTTGACAAAGGCTACGCCTATGAGTCAGAGGGCGATGTCTACTTCCGCGTCGAAAAGTCTCGTGATTATGCCAAATTAGCCAACAAAACCTTGGCAGACTTGGAGTTGGGTGCTTCTGGTCGGACAGATGATGAGACTGCTCGTAAGGAAAATCCGGTAGATTTTGCTCTCTGGAAGGCGGCTAAGCCGGGCGAGATTTCTTGGGACAGTCCTTGGGGACCTGGTCGTCCGGGCTGGCATATTGAGTGTTCGGTCATGTCGACGGAGATTTTGGGTGATACCATTGATATCCACGGTGGTGGGGCAGACCTAGAGTTTCCTCATCATACCAATGAAATTGCCCAGTCAGAGGCCAAGACTGGTCAGACTTTTGCCAACTACTGGATGCACAATGGCTTTGTTAACATCGACGACGTCAAGATGTCCAAATCTCTAGGCAATTTTATCACTGTTCACGATGCTCTCAAGACCATTGATGGTCAGGTGCTGCGTTTTTTCTTTGCGACCCAGCATTACCGCAAGCCGATTAATTTCACAGAAAAGGCTGTTCATGATGCAGCCGTCAATCTCAAGTATTTGAAAAATACCTATGAGCAGCCTTTCACTGGTCAGGCAGACTCTGCTCAGCTTCAGGCCTTTCTGGACAAATTCACTGCCGCTATGGACGAAGATTTCAATGCAGCTAACGGTATCACGGTTGTCTTCGAGCTAGCCAAGTGGATCAACTCTGGCAATTACACCGCTGAAGTTAAGGAAGCCTTTGCCAAGCTCTTAGAAGTTTTCGGTATCGTCTTTGTAGAAGAAGTCCTGGATGCGGACATTGAGCGCTTGATTGAGGAACGCCAGGCAGCGCGGGCTAATCGGGACTTTGCGACTGCAGACCGTATTCGGGATGAATTGGCCGCTCAGGGCATCAAGCTCTTAGATACTAAGGACGGAGTGAGGTGGACACGTGACTGA
- a CDS encoding dihydrofolate reductase family protein, producing the protein MAVYFYGCITMDGYLADSQHRIDWLHQLGSVEDTGYDDFYRQMDITIMGKRTFEEIQDLQDVESFYQATENYVFTHDRHLPVSNYQPVAGDVVDFVHQIDKGKNVFVIGGNSLVRPLLDADLFDHLIIQIAPLILGKGVPLFTQEEGQRFYQLNSLRQFGPFAELVFSRKSQK; encoded by the coding sequence ATGGCAGTATATTTTTACGGCTGTATCACCATGGATGGCTACTTGGCAGACAGCCAGCACAGGATAGACTGGCTGCATCAGCTTGGTTCTGTAGAGGATACAGGCTATGATGACTTTTACAGGCAAATGGATATCACCATCATGGGCAAGCGGACCTTTGAGGAAATCCAAGATTTGCAAGATGTAGAAAGTTTTTATCAAGCTACGGAAAACTATGTCTTTACGCATGATAGGCACCTGCCTGTCAGCAATTACCAGCCAGTAGCTGGGGATGTGGTGGACTTTGTTCACCAGATTGATAAAGGCAAAAATGTCTTTGTGATTGGTGGTAATTCCTTGGTAAGACCGCTCTTGGATGCGGATCTTTTCGATCACCTCATTATTCAGATAGCACCCCTTATCCTAGGAAAGGGGGTTCCCCTCTTTACCCAAGAGGAAGGGCAGCGCTTTTACCAACTGAATAGCCTCAGACAATTTGGCCCTTTTGCAGAGCTGGTTTTCAGCCGAAAAAGTCAGAAATAG
- a CDS encoding nucleoside phosphorylase, translated as MLLEEFEDEAGVIEPTDRQMMDKGEVCETIILSFNGEILKRLIESEKVYQGGYLKNLNGQFPWYVYNYDGNQVAVMTALIGAPSVIGQLEELAARGFKNFIILGSCGVLDRSIEADKIILPAAALRDEGTSYHYAPPGDEVAYDEALLVKIEAIFDKHDIEHIRTKTWTTDAFYRETPDKVKRRLAAGAQVVDMEASAIMAWSQFRKTKVYQFFYTADYVDHHNRIWDARHEERTANAMTFFTIALTIAKELER; from the coding sequence ATGTTATTAGAGGAATTCGAAGATGAAGCTGGGGTTATTGAGCCAACAGATAGGCAGATGATGGACAAGGGTGAGGTTTGTGAAACTATCATCCTGTCCTTTAATGGCGAAATTCTGAAACGTTTGATTGAGTCAGAAAAAGTCTATCAAGGAGGCTATTTAAAAAATCTTAACGGTCAATTCCCTTGGTATGTATATAATTATGATGGAAATCAAGTTGCGGTCATGACTGCGCTTATTGGAGCTCCATCAGTGATTGGCCAACTGGAGGAGTTGGCGGCCAGAGGCTTCAAGAATTTCATCATTCTAGGTTCCTGTGGCGTTTTGGATCGCTCAATTGAGGCGGACAAGATTATCCTGCCGGCTGCTGCTTTGCGAGATGAAGGCACTAGCTACCATTATGCCCCACCGGGTGACGAAGTAGCCTATGACGAAGCTCTATTGGTTAAGATAGAAGCCATCTTTGACAAGCACGATATTGAGCATATCCGCACCAAGACTTGGACGACTGATGCCTTTTATCGAGAAACGCCTGATAAGGTCAAGCGTCGCTTGGCTGCTGGAGCTCAAGTGGTGGACATGGAAGCTTCAGCTATCATGGCTTGGAGTCAATTTCGCAAGACCAAGGTCTATCAATTCTTCTACACAGCTGACTATGTGGATCATCATAACCGAATCTGGGATGCCCGCCATGAAGAGCGGACAGCTAATGCCATGACTTTTTTCACTATCGCTTTGACAATAGCAAAGGAACTAGAAAGGTAA
- the cysE gene encoding serine O-acetyltransferase encodes MGWWKEAIEIVKENDPAARTSLEVILTYPGVKALAAHRLSHFLWKRGFKLLARMHSQFWRFWTQIEIHPGAQIESGVFIDHGGGLVIGETAIVEKGALLYHGVTLGGTGKDTGKRHPTVRRGALVSAHAQVIGPVEIGENAKVGAGAVVVADVPSDVTVVGIPAKIVRVHGQKDEPTIHEVEEQREYYLDKLEHAREASHHSSEL; translated from the coding sequence ATGGGCTGGTGGAAAGAAGCCATTGAGATTGTAAAAGAAAATGATCCGGCTGCTCGTACTTCGCTGGAGGTCATTCTGACTTATCCAGGTGTCAAGGCCTTGGCAGCCCACCGTCTTTCTCATTTCCTCTGGAAGAGAGGCTTTAAGCTACTGGCACGCATGCACAGCCAATTTTGGCGCTTTTGGACTCAGATTGAGATTCATCCAGGTGCTCAGATTGAGTCAGGTGTTTTCATTGACCATGGTGGTGGATTGGTTATCGGTGAAACGGCCATCGTGGAAAAGGGTGCGCTCCTGTATCACGGAGTGACCTTAGGCGGAACTGGTAAGGATACAGGGAAACGACATCCGACTGTGCGTCGGGGTGCCTTGGTCTCTGCTCATGCTCAAGTCATTGGCCCAGTTGAAATTGGTGAAAATGCCAAAGTTGGAGCTGGAGCAGTTGTTGTGGCCGATGTGCCTAGTGATGTAACTGTAGTTGGAATCCCGGCTAAGATCGTGCGTGTTCATGGTCAGAAAGATGAGCCAACCATCCACGAGGTGGAAGAACAGCGAGAATATTATTTGGATAAGCTGGAGCATGCCCGCGAAGCCAGCCACCATTCGTCGGAGCTCTAA
- the pnp gene encoding polyribonucleotide nucleotidyltransferase, with translation MTKQVFKTVFAGRELVVETGQVAKQANGSAVVRYGESTVLTAATMSKKMATGDFFPLQVNYEEKMYAAGKYPGGFNKREGRPSTDATLTARLIDRPIRPMFAEGFRNEVQVINTVLSYDEDASPQMAAMFGSSLALSISDIPFNGPIAGVQVGYVDGEFIINPSKEQKEVSLLELTVAGTKDAINMVESGAKELSEDIMLEALLKGHEAVKELIAFQEEIVAAVGKEKAEVELLHVDEELQAEIIAAYNSDLQKAVQVEEKLAREAATQAVKDQVTAVYEEKYADHEESDRIMRDVAEILEQMEHAEVRRLITEDKVRPDGRKVDEIRPLDAEVDYLPRVHGSGLFTRGQTQALSVLTLAPMGETQIVDGLDPEYKKRFMHHYNFPQYSVGETGRYGAPGRREIGHGALGERALEQVLPSLEEFPYAIRLVAEVLESNGSSSQASICAGTLALMAGGVPIKAPVAGIAMGLISDGSNYTVLTDIQGLEDHFGDMDFKVAGTREGITALQMDIKIEGITAEILTEALAQAKKARFEILDLIEATIPAPRPELAPTAPKIDTIKIDVDKIKIVIGKGGETIDKIIAETGVKIDIDEEGNVSIYSSDQAAINRAKEIIAGLVREAKVDEVYHAKVVRIEKFGAFVNLFDKTDALVHISEMAWTRTNNVEDLVQIGDFVDVKVIKIDEKGRVDASMKALLPRPPKPDKPKRDHDKHQEKGHFHKKHEDAPKTKSEE, from the coding sequence ATGACAAAACAAGTTTTTAAAACCGTTTTTGCAGGTCGTGAGCTGGTAGTTGAAACCGGTCAGGTTGCAAAGCAGGCAAATGGTAGCGCCGTTGTTCGATATGGAGAAAGTACCGTTTTAACCGCGGCAACCATGTCCAAAAAGATGGCTACGGGGGACTTTTTCCCATTGCAGGTCAACTATGAGGAAAAAATGTATGCAGCTGGGAAATATCCTGGTGGCTTTAACAAGCGCGAAGGCCGTCCGTCAACAGATGCCACTCTGACTGCCCGCTTGATTGACCGTCCGATTCGTCCTATGTTTGCGGAAGGTTTCCGCAATGAAGTTCAGGTTATCAATACTGTTCTTTCTTATGACGAAGATGCTTCGCCTCAAATGGCCGCTATGTTCGGTAGCTCTCTGGCTCTTTCTATTTCAGATATTCCTTTTAACGGCCCTATCGCAGGAGTTCAGGTCGGCTATGTGGATGGTGAATTTATCATAAACCCGAGCAAGGAACAAAAAGAAGTTTCGCTTTTGGAACTGACAGTGGCTGGCACCAAAGACGCCATCAACATGGTAGAATCCGGAGCTAAGGAACTGTCTGAAGATATCATGCTGGAAGCTCTTCTCAAAGGGCATGAAGCAGTCAAAGAATTGATTGCCTTCCAAGAAGAAATTGTCGCAGCAGTCGGCAAGGAAAAAGCAGAAGTAGAACTGCTGCATGTTGATGAAGAGCTGCAGGCAGAGATTATCGCAGCCTACAACAGCGACCTCCAAAAGGCTGTTCAGGTAGAAGAAAAGCTGGCGCGCGAAGCCGCAACTCAGGCTGTCAAAGACCAAGTCACAGCAGTCTACGAAGAAAAATATGCGGACCATGAAGAATCCGACCGTATCATGCGTGATGTGGCTGAAATCTTGGAGCAAATGGAGCATGCAGAAGTGCGCCGTTTGATTACTGAAGATAAGGTCCGTCCTGACGGTCGTAAGGTTGATGAAATCCGTCCGCTGGATGCAGAAGTGGATTACCTGCCGCGCGTGCATGGTTCTGGTCTCTTTACTCGTGGGCAAACCCAAGCCTTGTCTGTTCTGACTCTGGCACCAATGGGCGAAACGCAAATCGTGGACGGCTTGGATCCAGAATACAAGAAACGCTTCATGCACCACTATAATTTCCCGCAATACTCTGTCGGTGAAACAGGCCGTTATGGTGCTCCTGGCCGTCGTGAAATTGGACACGGTGCTCTTGGGGAGCGTGCCTTGGAGCAAGTCTTGCCTAGCTTGGAAGAGTTTCCTTACGCGATCCGTCTGGTAGCAGAAGTCTTGGAATCAAATGGTTCTTCTTCTCAAGCCTCTATCTGTGCGGGTACGTTGGCTCTGATGGCAGGTGGTGTGCCGATTAAGGCACCGGTTGCCGGAATTGCCATGGGCTTGATTTCAGATGGCAGCAACTACACGGTTCTGACGGACATTCAAGGTTTGGAAGACCATTTTGGTGATATGGACTTTAAGGTAGCTGGTACTCGTGAAGGGATTACAGCCCTGCAGATGGATATCAAGATTGAAGGAATTACAGCAGAAATCTTGACAGAGGCTCTTGCCCAAGCTAAGAAAGCCCGTTTTGAAATTCTGGACTTGATTGAAGCGACAATTCCAGCTCCACGTCCTGAGTTGGCTCCAACTGCTCCGAAAATCGACACTATCAAGATTGATGTGGACAAAATTAAGATTGTCATCGGTAAGGGTGGCGAAACTATCGACAAGATCATCGCTGAAACAGGCGTTAAGATTGATATTGACGAAGAAGGAAATGTATCGATCTACTCTAGCGACCAAGCGGCCATTAACCGTGCTAAGGAAATCATTGCTGGCTTGGTCCGTGAAGCAAAAGTGGACGAAGTTTACCATGCCAAGGTTGTTCGGATTGAGAAATTCGGTGCCTTTGTCAACCTCTTTGACAAGACCGATGCCCTCGTTCACATCTCTGAAATGGCTTGGACTCGAACCAACAATGTCGAAGACTTGGTACAAATTGGTGATTTTGTCGATGTTAAGGTCATTAAGATTGACGAAAAAGGCCGTGTAGATGCGTCTATGAAAGCTCTCTTGCCACGTCCGCCTAAGCCTGACAAGCCAAAGAGAGACCACGATAAACATCAGGAAAAAGGGCATTTTCATAAGAAACATGAAGACGCCCCTAAAACTAAATCGGAAGAATAA
- a CDS encoding RNA-directed DNA polymerase — protein sequence MKFSSIFSKNNIGKRLVYKLKKEDLRLELKDVNTEIINKFSLVLPNRNAIIKSLIQFLSQGSIYCNQSNLTATPQKFYVIKSDIKNFFPSINKHKLYQKLVKSSLLKDPSMDIIKKFIFNSDISGVPLGMPFSNALSEVYLEEFDDAIRREFSPIFYVRYVDDILIIKSYPKSMTIDKNSEKNLLFSLLEQIDLSANESKTDIYEYTPSVNTLNFEYLGYNFNISDKKLHIDISKKKYDKKVLNRLTRYFKYYKSSAHTDEDFWILYYRIKNLIYGVTSSGEKGTDHKLKFGIGFSYKFINSEDRLKDLLKTFHYFRTKYSNNFTSEQTARLFSLITVDSSVNGRIILNQFSEIDDILLLLNKRVTYTKYSIIKLEGIAQKIGCPSIARSNDSLYKYNLQIQIMKKLRIH from the coding sequence ATGAAATTTAGTTCGATTTTTTCAAAAAATAACATAGGAAAGCGACTGGTTTATAAATTAAAAAAAGAGGATTTACGTTTAGAATTAAAGGATGTAAATACCGAAATTATAAATAAATTCAGCCTAGTGCTCCCAAATAGAAACGCTATTATCAAATCATTGATTCAATTTTTAAGTCAGGGGAGTATTTATTGTAATCAGTCAAATTTAACTGCAACACCTCAGAAATTTTATGTCATAAAATCAGATATTAAAAACTTCTTTCCATCCATCAACAAACACAAACTATATCAAAAATTAGTTAAATCATCTTTGTTAAAAGACCCTAGTATGGATATTATTAAAAAGTTTATTTTTAATAGTGACATTTCTGGTGTTCCGTTAGGAATGCCATTTTCTAATGCATTATCTGAAGTTTATTTAGAAGAATTTGATGATGCTATAAGACGAGAATTTTCTCCAATTTTTTATGTTAGATATGTAGATGACATATTAATCATAAAAAGTTATCCCAAAAGTATGACTATTGATAAAAATAGTGAGAAAAATTTATTATTTAGTTTATTGGAACAAATTGATTTATCGGCTAATGAGAGTAAAACAGATATATATGAATACACACCCTCTGTTAATACACTAAACTTTGAGTATCTTGGATATAATTTTAATATATCTGATAAAAAGTTACACATTGACATTTCTAAAAAAAAGTATGACAAAAAAGTATTAAATAGACTTACGAGATATTTTAAATATTATAAATCTTCTGCTCATACCGATGAAGATTTTTGGATTCTTTATTATAGAATAAAAAATTTAATATATGGTGTAACATCGAGTGGGGAAAAAGGTACTGATCATAAGTTAAAATTTGGAATTGGTTTTAGTTATAAGTTTATTAATTCCGAAGACAGATTAAAAGATTTATTGAAGACATTTCATTATTTTAGAACTAAATATTCAAATAACTTTACCTCGGAACAAACCGCACGCCTATTTAGTCTGATTACTGTTGATTCTAGTGTAAATGGAAGAATAATTCTTAACCAATTTTCTGAAATCGATGATATTTTGCTTTTGCTCAATAAGAGAGTGACTTATACTAAGTATTCAATAATAAAGTTAGAGGGAATTGCACAGAAAATTGGTTGTCCGTCAATTGCTAGAAGTAACGATAGTTTGTATAAATATAATCTACAAATACAGATTATGAAAAAATTACGAATTCATTGA
- a CDS encoding RNA-directed DNA polymerase, which translates to MNKQYLKQEWFLTTEILPSEVPTFFSNSPLKNNLENLMNLVPTNNKKFNEKFNGKYTIPLHYEIPKNNGSYRTISLMHPSSQLKFLFYIMKYEYLLINFLQKSKFNVRKVQKANTITYSESKALEKELLKIEQDFGIEGNNSITNEELDPFFKKYFTYNKHHTLSNILNSPSFNRDSLRYRFFSKLDIQNFFRSIYTHSITWAIVGDKHLGKEYSHHSLKNTFAAQSDIIQQKSNDNETNGIIIGPEINRIIADIILTHCDFNIEKNLNQQNIYFNKNYKIYRFIDDYYIFSSTYEILEIIEQEISRELSNFNLKLNLEKHQIKEQPFSLADSSIIQLKQLFYSFNNRRELNLLKLSQNPNAIENIEKYKQCLNRDSANYKISVGKIILKEHTWNHLYDTIRNIISNTHSSKRRVVLYFLKTISLEIYEPIFINQETTNYNKNFYEYLRTINTALDQINNIYSIHPDSDTTKSYIYTLMKFRASISKLRTTINNNDNKNFITNSKNYLLDIENRIFENIYRILKNNSNRINNISDLIVYLKFFDKKLSSQFLCQLLDENPEDYYTLCAIGYYIIGYESRYKVVLNYLFKTIMNFVRNYQTHTESLLEDAKYFYILNDFIYYPGFQGLKKEGQFIRDILEDLKDEELNKLERDSTNYLIFKELMNQSYFNWSLQEHDFKKLQIKKKATDRKSYSFNDY; encoded by the coding sequence ATGAATAAACAATATCTTAAACAGGAATGGTTTTTAACTACAGAAATTCTCCCTTCTGAGGTACCAACCTTTTTCTCAAATTCACCATTAAAAAATAATTTAGAAAATTTGATGAATCTGGTTCCAACCAATAATAAAAAGTTTAACGAAAAATTCAATGGAAAATATACAATACCACTTCACTACGAAATCCCTAAAAATAATGGTAGTTATAGGACAATTTCGTTGATGCATCCTTCTTCACAGTTAAAGTTTTTATTTTATATTATGAAATATGAATATTTACTAATTAACTTTCTTCAAAAGTCTAAATTTAATGTTCGTAAAGTTCAAAAAGCAAACACTATAACATATTCAGAAAGCAAAGCTTTAGAAAAAGAACTGTTAAAAATAGAACAAGATTTTGGCATCGAAGGAAATAATTCTATTACAAATGAAGAATTGGACCCTTTCTTTAAAAAATATTTCACCTATAATAAACATCATACATTATCTAATATTCTGAATTCCCCTAGTTTTAATAGAGATAGTTTGCGATATAGATTTTTTTCTAAACTTGATATCCAAAACTTTTTTAGAAGTATATATACACACTCAATCACATGGGCAATTGTTGGAGATAAACATCTAGGTAAGGAATATTCTCATCATTCATTGAAAAATACTTTTGCCGCTCAATCTGACATAATTCAACAAAAAAGCAATGATAACGAAACTAACGGGATTATAATCGGACCAGAAATAAATAGAATAATTGCTGACATTATTTTAACACACTGCGATTTTAATATTGAGAAAAACTTAAATCAGCAAAATATTTATTTCAATAAAAATTATAAAATTTATCGCTTCATTGATGATTATTACATCTTTTCCTCAACTTACGAAATACTAGAAATTATTGAGCAAGAAATTTCTAGGGAACTTTCTAACTTCAATTTAAAACTTAATCTTGAAAAACATCAAATTAAGGAGCAGCCTTTCTCCTTGGCTGATTCATCCATTATACAATTAAAGCAACTTTTTTATAGTTTCAATAATAGGAGAGAACTAAATCTTCTGAAATTATCACAGAATCCTAATGCTATTGAAAACATTGAAAAGTATAAACAATGTCTTAATAGAGACTCTGCGAATTATAAAATTTCAGTAGGCAAGATAATTCTTAAGGAACATACTTGGAATCATCTATATGATACAATAAGGAATATAATTAGCAATACACATAGTTCTAAAAGGCGGGTCGTTCTATACTTTTTAAAGACTATCTCTTTAGAAATTTATGAACCAATTTTTATTAATCAAGAAACGACTAACTATAATAAAAACTTTTATGAATACCTTCGAACGATAAATACTGCTCTTGATCAGATAAATAATATCTATTCAATCCATCCTGATTCTGATACAACAAAGTCATACATTTATACTTTAATGAAATTCAGAGCTTCGATTTCTAAATTAAGAACAACAATCAATAATAATGATAATAAAAACTTTATAACAAATAGTAAAAATTATTTATTAGATATCGAAAATAGGATATTTGAAAATATCTATCGTATATTGAAGAATAACTCAAATAGAATCAATAATATTTCTGATCTAATTGTATATTTGAAATTTTTTGATAAGAAGTTGAGTTCTCAGTTTTTATGTCAACTACTCGATGAAAATCCAGAAGATTACTATACACTTTGCGCTATTGGTTATTATATAATTGGATATGAAAGCAGATATAAGGTCGTCTTAAACTATTTATTTAAAACGATAATGAATTTTGTCAGAAATTACCAAACACATACGGAAAGTTTATTAGAAGATGCTAAATATTTTTATATTTTAAATGATTTTATTTACTATCCTGGATTTCAAGGACTAAAAAAAGAAGGTCAATTTATCAGAGACATTTTAGAGGATTTGAAAGATGAAGAATTAAATAAACTAGAAAGAGATAGTACCAATTATTTAATTTTTAAAGAATTAATGAATCAATCTTACTTTAACTGGAGTTTACAAGAACACGATTTTAAAAAATTACAAATTAAAAAGAAAGCTACAGACAGAAAAAGTTATTCTTTTAATGATTACTAA
- the pepF gene encoding oligoendopeptidase F — translation MEQKHRSEFPENELWDLTALYQDQEDFLRAIEKAREDIQKFVRDYQGKLSTFEDFERAFAELEQIYIQISHIGNYGFMPQTTDFGDESFAQIAQAAMEFETEANVALSFFDDALVGADEAVLEKLGQEPHLTSAIRQAKIKKAHYLGADVEKALTNLGEVFYSPQDIYTKMRAGDFAMADFEVDGKVYKNSFVTYENFYQNHENAEIREKAFRSFSEGLRQHQNTAAATYLAQVKSEKLLADMKGYESVFDYLLAEQEVDRSMFDRQIDLIMSEFAPVAQKYLKHVAKVNGLEKMTFADWKLDLDSELNPEVSIDDAYDLVMKSVEPLGQEYCQEVARYKEERWVDFAANAGKDSGGYAADPYRVHPYVLMSWTGRMSDVYTLIHEIGHSGQFIFSDNHQSYFNAHMSTYYVEAPSTFNELLLSDYLERQFDNPRQKRFALAHRLTDTYFHNFITHLLEAAFQRKVYTLIEEGGTFGASKLNAIMKEVLTEFWGDAVEIDDDAALTWMRQAHYYMGLYSYTYSAGLVISTAGYLHLKNDENGARDWIELLKSGGSKTPLESAMIIGADISTDKPLRDTIQFLSDTVDQIIAYSEELGE, via the coding sequence ATGGAACAAAAACATCGTTCTGAATTTCCGGAAAATGAACTCTGGGACCTAACAGCCCTTTACCAAGACCAAGAGGACTTCCTACGGGCCATTGAAAAGGCCAGAGAGGACATCCAGAAATTCGTCCGTGATTACCAAGGTAAGCTCAGCACTTTCGAAGATTTTGAGCGGGCATTTGCTGAGCTAGAGCAGATTTATATCCAAATCAGCCACATCGGCAACTACGGTTTTATGCCACAGACCACTGACTTTGGTGACGAGAGCTTTGCGCAGATTGCCCAAGCAGCCATGGAGTTTGAGACCGAGGCCAATGTCGCCCTCAGCTTCTTTGACGACGCCCTAGTCGGTGCAGACGAGGCTGTCTTGGAGAAACTAGGCCAAGAGCCCCATCTGACATCAGCCATCCGCCAGGCTAAAATCAAAAAAGCCCACTATCTGGGAGCGGATGTCGAAAAAGCCTTGACTAATCTAGGTGAAGTCTTTTACAGTCCACAGGATATTTACACCAAGATGCGGGCTGGCGACTTTGCCATGGCTGACTTTGAAGTAGACGGCAAAGTTTACAAAAACAGCTTTGTTACCTATGAGAATTTCTATCAAAACCATGAAAATGCAGAAATCCGCGAAAAAGCTTTCCGCTCTTTCTCAGAAGGGCTTCGTCAGCATCAGAACACTGCCGCTGCTACCTATCTGGCTCAGGTTAAGTCTGAAAAATTGCTGGCTGACATGAAGGGCTATGAGTCTGTCTTTGACTACTTGCTAGCTGAGCAAGAAGTTGATCGCTCTATGTTTGACCGGCAGATTGACTTGATTATGAGCGAATTTGCCCCAGTAGCTCAGAAATACCTCAAGCATGTCGCTAAGGTAAACGGACTTGAAAAAATGACCTTTGCTGACTGGAAGCTGGACTTGGACAGCGAGCTCAATCCCGAAGTCAGTATTGATGATGCCTACGACCTGGTTATGAAGTCAGTCGAGCCACTCGGACAAGAGTATTGTCAAGAAGTTGCCCGGTATAAGGAAGAACGTTGGGTCGACTTTGCGGCCAATGCCGGGAAAGACTCTGGAGGCTATGCTGCTGATCCTTATCGGGTCCACCCTTATGTCCTCATGAGCTGGACTGGCCGCATGAGCGATGTCTATACTCTGATTCACGAGATCGGCCACTCTGGTCAGTTTATCTTCTCTGACAATCACCAAAGCTACTTCAACGCCCACATGTCCACCTACTATGTGGAAGCACCATCTACCTTTAATGAGCTCCTGCTCAGTGATTATCTGGAGCGCCAATTTGATAACCCGCGCCAGAAACGCTTTGCCCTGGCTCACCGTCTGACGGATACCTACTTCCACAACTTCATTACTCACTTGCTTGAAGCTGCCTTCCAACGCAAGGTCTATACTTTGATTGAAGAAGGCGGAACCTTCGGTGCGAGCAAACTCAACGCTATCATGAAAGAAGTTTTGACAGAATTCTGGGGCGATGCTGTTGAGATTGACGATGATGCTGCCTTGACCTGGATGCGTCAAGCCCACTACTACATGGGACTTTACAGCTATACTTACTCAGCTGGTCTGGTCATCTCTACCGCCGGCTACCTACACCTAAAAAATGACGAAAATGGTGCCCGTGACTGGATTGAACTGCTCAAATCTGGTGGCAGCAAGACCCCTCTTGAGTCAGCTATGATTATCGGAGCAGATATTTCGACAGACAAACCCCTTCGTGACACGATTCAGTTCTTGTCCGACACAGTTGATCAGATTATTGCTTACAGTGAGGAGTTGGGGGAGTAA